The region NNNNNNNNNNNNNNNNNNNNNNNNNNNNNNNNNNNNNNNNNNNNNNNNNNNNNNNNNNNNNNNNNNNNNNNNNNNNNNNNNNNNNNNNNNNNNNNNNNNNNNNNNNNNNNNNNNNNNNNNNNNNNNNNNNNNNNNNNNNNNNNNNNNNNNNNNNNNNNNNNNNNNNNNNNNNNNNNNNNNNNNNNNNNNNNNNNNNNNNNNNNNNNNNNNNNNNNNNNNNNNNNNNNNNNNNNNNNNNNNNNNNNNNNNNNNNNNNNNNNNNNNNNNNNNNNNNNNNNNNNNNNNNNNNNNNNNNNNNNNNNNNNNNNNNNNNNNNNNNNNNNNNNNNNNNNNNNNNNNNtgtgtgtgtgtgtgtgtagtgcggcgagagtgtggagagtgcaaaccctagcgaacaagcactgaggttccagcttatatagtacttatatagtactcgtgtatattgttaatatatagtggagttgttttattttttctctccataacaatcgttttaaattgtgtaagtacgaaacgaaactctttatttaacgttccagtgaagaaaactacttacgatgaactaacgatccatgcGTCCTGGTCACACTTCTTATCcttacgtgtggtacactaccctctttTAAGTCAACAACCACACAGGCGCCAAATTATCGGTaaggtgtgagagtgtgtacaaataaagaattttaatttcaattatcggaaaggtttgagagtatgtgtagtttgccctctctcaataattataGTTTGTTGTGTTCAGCCTAAACttagtcaaactttatgaagtttgacttcagtcaaatccaaTATGCATAGTAAATAAaactggagggctactacgtccatccgggtttttagtacaCGCCATATTTTTAATCAAAGTCTGATCACATATTTAGTTAATAgctagacaaataaaattacaggggagctgaagacaaagttgtgagaaggcttagaaatcaatacaaaacttagtaCCAACGTAGatgcttcttcgaggaaacatttggttcatagccaatcatgtgataaaattgcaccaacttgAAAGACGACCGCATCTCCAACGCAATGAAGGTGAaatgatgaaggatatcatctttgtgggtaacaagaagagagcactgatggaagacaacttgtttttcgtcgaaaatcgatcagcttcactagccgatgcaaccatgagacGCATCCATGAGCATCGACAGGTCATTgtagtgatgcatcatccatttggcatcaagtttgggtgagccaCCTATGAAGTTCGATAAATCCTCACTGTGGCCTGTTTCTTCTcgataatcaagctcgaggaaggaagaaccacgtggcagaggacagtgaggcgaaacaacaatggccatccaattttgggcAGTTCcattaaaattgaggaagacatgcctggATATGGAGATGCACATCgttgtttgcaaaaatataaaaaaggatatagtgttgttactttgttttggtaGTGGTACAAAATTAACAACGACATCTaatttgtcaataagaattaatgaaaagtacaccaacaaacagaagcatcatgattatcttaatGGGAACTAAACtaagatacccgagaaaaaaagcaggaTAGAAGTATTTATTGACGCCTCTGGATTGACATCAGCATTACTTAAAAGGGACGTCACTTTACCATGGGCAttgcttcatttaaccagtgatagtattagattagtagCAGCAAtaagagcatatggacaatgactgcACAACCAACATGTACTTTTTATCAAAAAAACATGTATACCTCCATCAAGGCATAAACCAGGAAAACTTTTTTAGTGtcctttcctctataatagtaaaaaaaggtgatgttggaccagccgatgaaCCCTAGATAGTATTGTACATGGGGAGGTGGGGAGTaaacaatatgaagaaaacccacaGGAAGCGACctagggagctggaccagtacaatgaAGCATGAAATCCAAAAGAAATTATACCTGAGGTGGGCGAGATGTCTCTTAGGCAGACGGGTGGGATCTGGCCAAACgaagcagcgaacaagggcgcggaagaCCTTCGTCTGTGCCAGCGCCAGCTCAGAGAGGACGgtgtgcatcggcttcctccatcaccgacggtgacaacgtcaatgctgcacctcctcacctcccgcagcggacgggatttgaccggatctatgaccaccggtgaggagagagattgagtggacactgtcatcttgtttagatatggagagggtgagagagcgagacgcgagaaaccctatcaaacaagaggctatatatacaGTGGAGTAAAAGTCTCTCCATAgtcgtggttttaaatagaatatgcgcgttcccgaaaaaagaaacgaaaactggtggGCAAAACTTTTTTTAACGtaacaagaaagaaaactcgatcaaaaacacgcccccgcttccaagtCGCAGTTTGTATCGCTCACTTGTGGTCCCCGACCCTCCATTATTAAGTGAACAAATTAAAGGGTAAAATTATTACGTACATAAGCTGCCTCTTCGTGTACAAATGCGCTCCATCGTGTACTCGCGGGTATCTCGGAGGCAGAGTGAGTGCATGTACATTTCTTGTACGTCgtactccatttatctcacttcATATTGTTTCCCACTCCTATGATATTCCTATCCTCGGAACAAAATGAGGCGGTACTAAGTTTGTGTGTGTGTAGGGAGAACGAGACATCGATGGTGTGTACGGATAGTcgtgagagtcgtcgcgcacacacacatagacatagacatgcatatccatgtttacgtaaaattccatctccatctccaatcatatttgtccaactagcaCATTATTTACATTATTAAATATATACGCAACAATATTTACGTACAACATCCCTTGTTTGCAGGCATACGGACGGCTGCCATGCaaactcctgaccaacccgaaccctcttcatcacccgcacgtgcttcccgcccaaaaggtcagtgccgcattcatgcccggccagagcggacgcgacctctcattggcACTGGCATTGAAGCGGCACGCTAGCCGAGAGAGCGCTGcccgcgccgcttcccggtgcacgcgactgctctgcaTTCAAAGGTCGCCatggccggccacaacatgcatgtaaaaagttcttgggagtctgtgctacagctagctgtccccaCCCTCcttgtcaatctcttccagtagtgctagtactccattgaGAGATCCATCAACAAGCAGGCAGCAAAGTTACCGTATAGTcgttttgcggtgagtggcatgccgagcgaccatgtggggtgGAGCCGTAGAGGAGGTTGAGACATGAACGcaacagacgtgatttaaatgttggttttgctcgacaGCGCGATCTAACGAAACGAAGTGTTGGTTTctttccgtttccattttttctctggaaaaatgaaaacttcccctccaattcattcctactccaaggtttccctgttacaacattccatcaaatacaaaggaaaactaacacgcatgctaatgcatctcaatgattcacagatcatagacaatatttacttcacaactaaagacaaaatttgtgagagtgtgtacaaaaaaAAACTACTCTGGGTCTCTATGccgtaaaccctaaaccctaaacaagatttaatttcctggctaggtagaacctgtcaaaggaaaggcGGCTAGCACgctcggatcatatgatgcttttgtgcagttccattaaaatcgagctgagcatccctgttggaaaagatattgaagaagtgtgattagaataatagtagtggcactagttcatgattcataaaatcatcacaaaaagaagccggtagaagtagagaaagatccacatggagatggagctaagtGGGGAGCCGcgacacactacaagaaatatgtcaactagtgaccttttgtcagtgaccctggaagaattggtcatagatctataaccatttgagaccaattggtcaaaagctgttcggggggctccaaaccctaaaccattgcgaccattttggtcagaaaggtcgtaatttccttacaccaaatggtcataaagcaaacagggctggccgttgccttatttctagttgttaacgaccaaaatagatggtcatagccttgtagattgtggttggttgtgatgactggacgccacctcatcagttttgcccatgtgtcatgtccatgtggcagtttttgccctaggttgtgaagcaacctatatttctgtcattcctaaaattcccaaaaaaatctcataaattgtttggatcatatcttcatcaaatatttcaaaaaccttccttgcctagttcaaaaataaatcaacaatattcattttcctattctgttcatagcagcagtttgtgaaggaagtaccactttggcatgtccaaatagtatccattttctacagtgctttcctatgcccaaataaccatcctccacccaaTGCcatctcaatccattcattattttgagccgagcttcaacatttgtagttatgtccagtgtggtagtttgcaaagcaagtaccacctaggctccaccttttgagctaaaaatttgtgaagacggtcttcttagtaactgaccatcctcagccaaaactcacgcccattagccatgtacatttcccgtactgctaatcaaacacttggctgctaattcatgtttgagcatcgatcggtctcctcgtgagaatgttatgttctgattttcttcctagcacctacctggggagtgcccaacccactagacatgcctaggccgcccagaacacatggcaacgccacggtcacgcggtgaccacgcggcgggcatgcgagcttacgcgctctagagttggggccctcggccaccgtccaaacctcgatgtcttgccatcaaaccatgtatttctgattaaatagatacttatttacctagaaatgatttttggaaaaaataaagagcaaacaatgaggcatctgcagttcaaatttgacccgcttccagctgaatcgacgagaatttgtctttttcaccagaggtggatcaaaaaatttgacacccaaccattttgtcaattgtgcattagatatggcctagtattttataaaattgattaggtccaattttgcaacaaatatatggtaggtccttcacaaaaaaaaaactcatttcaagcactcgaaaaatggaaaatggttttttcgaccaaagaaaatgaaaacttccttaggcaacattgtttgccattccaatatgcacccttgcgcacgatatgagatcatttgaacaaactatgccatgaatgtggccataagattgatcatttggcttgaaagccatgaatcttcacacttgatagctcatttctgagaacacttttttaaaataattaccgtattacaagtttattaattttcctggaaacttggtctcatataatgacacaatgcaaaggtttcccagtttttcgatttttttgaattttttatgcccgtttcagaatgaggtcaaaacggcgggcttgaccgttcctagctagtggttgaatcttggaatttttttggtgtttctatgattaaatagatacttatgtacctagaaatgattttcggaaaaaataaatagcaaactatgaggcagcttcagttcaaatttgacccgcttccaactgaatcggcgggaatttgtctttttcaccagaggtggatcaaaactttttacacccaaccatttggtcaattgtgcattaaatatggcctagtattttataaaattgattacgtccaactttgcaacaaatatatggtaggtccttcacaaaaaaaactcatttcaagcactcgaaaaatggaaaattgttttttcgtccaaagaaaatgaaaacttccttaggaaacattgtttgccattccaatatgcacccttgtgcacgatatgagatcatttgaacaaaatttgccatgaatgtggccataagattaatcatttggcttgaaagccatgaatcttcacacttgatagctcatttctgagaacattttttaaaataattactgcattacaagtttattatttttcctggaaacttggtcacatataatgacacaatgcgaaggttacccaatttttcgatttttttgaattttttatgcccgtttcaaaatgcggtcaaaacggcgggcttgaccgttcctagctagtggttgaatcttggaatttttttggtgtttctatgattaaatagatacttatgtacctagaaatgatttttggaaaaaataaatagcaaactatgaggcagcttcagttcaaatttgacccgcttccaactgaatcggcgggaatttgtctttttcaccagaggtggatcaaaactttttacacccaaccattttgtcaattgtgcattaaatatggcctagtattttataaaattgattaggtccaattttgcaacaaatatatggtaggtccttcacaaaaaaaactcatttcaggcactcgaaaaatggaaaatgtttaTTTcgaccaaagaaaatgaaaacttccttaggcaacattgtttgccattccaatatgcacccttgcgcacgatatgagatcatttgaacaaactatgccatgaatgtggccataagattgatcatttggcttgaaagccatgaatcttcacacttgatagctcatttctgagaacacttttttaaaataattaccgtattacaagtttattaatttTCCTGCAAACTTGGtctcatataatgacacaatgcgaaggtttcccagtttttcgattttttttgaaatttttatgcccgtttcaagatgaggtcaaaacggcgggcttgaccgttcctagctagtggttgaatcttggaattttttgggtgtttctatgattaaatagatacttatgtacctagaagtgattttcggaaaaaataaatagcaaactatgaggcagcttcagttcaaatttgacccgcttccaactgaatcggcgggaatttgtctttttcaccagaggtggatcaaaacttttgacacccaaccatttggtcaattgtgcattaaatatgtcgtaGTATTTTATGAAAATGATTTGGTACAGTTTTGCAACAgatatatggtagatccttcacaaaaaaacctcatttcgggcactcgaaaaatggaaaatgaattttccgtgcaaagaaaatgaaaactccctttggcaacattgtttggaattccaagatgcacccttgtgcacaatatgagatcatttctttgaatttttcatgtgaaaaagtagaaattgacccccccccccacaaaaaaactCCTTTCTCGTAACAATTTTTAAAAGATATTTTTCTTATTCCAATTCCAAGTTTGTTAGTTTTCCTAAAAACTATGTCACATTTGGTGACTCAATGAGAATGTTTCTTTTTGAATTTGTCATATCATAAAATTGTTTCTATGATTCAACACCTTTTTTGGAAAAATATGGTTCAACACCTTATTTTTAGTCGATTGTGACCAATTTAGAAGGTCATAACGTATACTGGGTTCTGATTGGTCCTTGGACATGTCACGCGGATCGTGCTCAAACACCGTCGGATGCTCTCGGATCCGATGGCAGCCCTTTCTCCGTCACCCCCTCCCCCCTTTtatctcaaaaaaagaaaaaagaaaactccctcaccctctcaccccacGAACCCTAGCGCTCCTTCTCCCTCACGCGctccctctcccctcgtctcccacatcgccgccgccaccccaccGTTCCCACCCCTCCCTGATTCAgatccgcccccgccgcccgtgccCGCGCTCCTCCTCGCCTCCCAGAGGACGGCCGCCGCTCTTCCTTCGCCCGTCCCGGAGGCCTCAGTCGGCGCCCTCCACCGTAGGGCCGCCGCGCTCGTCCCTCCTGCCATAGGGGACAACATCCGGCAGCGCCTGCGCCCGCAGCTGCCGGCCAACTACTTCGGCAACGCCATCGTGCGGGACCTCGTGATGGTGCGGGTGGGGGACGTTTTGTCACAGCCGCTGGGGTTCGTGGCGGAGCGGATCAAGCGCGCGGTGGCACGGGTGGACGACACGTTCGTGTGCTCCGTCATCGAGTACCTGGAGCTGGAGTCTATTGGTACCCCCTTCGTCTCAAGGTAGGAACTCCCTGATTCGACCCCTCTCTCTTTGGATTTGATTTGGCGCCGCTTGACGAACCTTCTGTTGGTGCTACGCAGCACGTGGCCATGGCTGCCTGCCTTCAGTCCTTGGTCACGGGGCTTCTCCAGCCGGCGCGTCCTCTCAGCGAGCGGCCATGGAAGGTGAGGGACTCCTCACTCCTAGCTAGCTGCCTCTCCCCTCCTGGCCACATGCATGGAAGGTGACTGACTTGTAAGTATGTGTGTATGTGTTGGTCCTctgtgttgttgctgctgctacctGGATGCTGATGCTGATGTGTGCTCACAGTGTAAGTCCATCCATTATCTGATTGTTTGTCAGCTTCAGTTAACCAGTCGACTGTTTTATTTTCTGTCACTCACAGAATTGATGTTTCGCCTAATTGATTGCAGGCTCGCTCGACTTGCCTGTATCTTCTCCACCACCATACTTCTGCAGAGCCTGGTAAGCTAGCTTCAGTAACTCTTGTTTCAGTTACTCGCTGTCTACTTCAGTAACTCTGAGACACTCTGGTTGCACATTCTATTCATTTCTGCACTGGGTTCATGCCGTTACTCTGCCTATGTATTGTGGGAGCACTTGTGCTCAAGAGGTATGGAATGGAATGTGTAAAAATTGGTGTGCCATACATGCTGCTCAGGTGCTGAATTGGCTAACTAGAAGCCACTATTTGATAGACGAACATCTCTGTTCTTCTGATGGTTCTCACTCTGTTTGTTTACAGACTCTGCTTTAGGAAAGTCTCACAGTACAGTACTACTAGTAGATAAGATActccttaaactttggatcaagtaaACTGTCTTATATAGTTTATGCTCCTCAAACTTCACAGTACAGTACTACATTGTTATGCTCCTCAAACTTCACAGTACAGCACTACATTGTTACGCTCCTGTTATCTCAACTCTTATAGTATGATGAATCAAGTAAACTAAAAGCACCACCCTGTTCTGTCTGTGCAGACCGACCTCCGCTTCCAGAACCATGCGGTGCTGGCCCTTTAGGAGGCTGCAGAGGCCTACCTGGTGGGTCTCTTCGAGGACACCAACCTGTGCGCCATCCATGCTAAGCGCGTGACCATCATGCCCAAGGACATTCAGCTGGCTAGGAGGATCCGTGGCGAGAGAGCTTAAGGTGCAATCAGCATACAATTTTGCTCAAATAGTCAAATGTTTCCTTGATTCTGTAGGATTAGTGTGTCCTGTTGCTTGTTGCTAGCTTTAGGATCTGACTTTTGGTTGTTTTTTTGGTTATGTAGGCCAAGGGAAATGACTACCGTTCGAGGGTGTCTGGTCTGGGAGCTCGTGAAGAAGAACAACTGCTTCTTGATAAAACAGTTCGGCAACAGCAACGCCAAGGTGCGGTTCAGCAAGGAGCCCAACAACCTCTACAATGTCCACTCCTACAAGTTCTCGAGTCTGTAGCTCTTTGCAGTATTTTTAACCCTTTTGTTTGCAAGTGTCTCTGCAAGGAGCTAACTTGCTGTGGGGCTGATGTGGTTTCAGGCTTGGCGAACAGCAAGACCGTGGTGGTCCGGCCATCAGCGGGAGAGGACAAGGGAGTTGTCCTGTCCACGACCAAGACCAAGAAGCAGAACACCCCTGCCAAGCTCCAGCACAAGACTCTGATGCGCAAGGAGTTCCGCAAGATGGCCAAGTCTATCAAGAATTAGGTATTACAACTTGTTGTCTTGAGAAGTCACTTTGTTCTGCAAGTCGGACATAACTTCAGAAAAGTCTGATGCTTGCTGGGGCTGTTCCCTTAGTTATGCAAAGTTTGAAAAGCTTGAGACTGATCTTCTAGTGCTAAGTTTTGAACACTAACTTTAATTTATGTTCCTGCAGGAAATGGACTGATTCCTTTGAAATTCCCATGTTGTAAATAGTCCCTTACTCCACTCAGGTAACTCTATAATCTGTCCCGCTTCTAGGTTTCCAACACTTTAATCTTTCGTTAGGAGAGTTTGAAGTTGTTGGTGTATTCTCAACCATTGAGCGATTTTAGTCATCCTCTTCACTGGAGTAACTCTTGTCTAGTGTCCAGGATAATAAATCATGTTCTTCCATGTTTCCAAAAATACTTGTACTCCATGTTTCCAGAAAACAGCAGCAACACACATTTGTCCAAAAATACTGGAATAAACTAGCTATGGTCTGAATAGCCTTTATATTAGGATCTGGTTGAGTCTCTATGATGTTCTCTCTTAGTGTCATGTCATGTCATGAGTTTTGAGTCGTGAATATATGACTGAGTTGTATAATCCTTTCCAGGTGAGGACTTTGACCACAGAAGTACAACCAGGACAATCGTGCCGTTGGTGGTAGCTCCCAAGGTCCAAGGACGACTATATACTTTGACAGCAAAGAGCCAAGCAAGGGTGTGAACCATAGTTTCGGTTGATATTTGCCACCATGTTTTGGATTGCACGTACACTTCTTGGATATAAACTGTAATTAGGCTTGTTCAAGCTATGTTACCGCGGACGTGAAGTCTTGTATGTTTTTGTGAATGTTGATCATATGAGTTCTGGATTTGATCATTTAATAAGAGAATTACTGATTGTTTGATTTTTAAATGTGTATAAATTGTAATCTGTGAATTAAAAAGACCAAATATTCTACTGGACCAAACAATATTTGGGCTCTAAGAAGGCTATGGCCCAAACAAATCACATCGTGCATTTCTTAGAAGCTAGAACAAAAAGGATAAATGAAATGGACCTAAAaatgttgggcttggtccatgAAGCCGTTCAAAAATTGATAAAAAAATATagtaaaaaggctgaattgttgggctaggcccatgcaaaaaaccgaattggaccgggctgaatcttatgccacatcagcttgccacgttggatgcctacgtggactggggaggctgctagtgaccaaaacgccacagtaggaatattttggtcataaacgtccacgaccttctcacagagaaggtcgctatagtcagtttacgaccctcagcttttgaccttctatttttggtcacaaaaaggtcgcaaatgaaaaactatgacctttcagtgaccaatagtggaggtcacaagatagcatatttcttgtagtgacagtggagcaagccggctccaaacgaAAGTTGTACCTGGGACGTCGGGGTGTAGCTAGAAGGGTGGTTCGGAGGCGGCACCAGCGCATACCGCGGAGACCCCTAATTGGGACGCACCGacagtgggttttctccctcgccgctgTCAAACACGTCTACACGGAACATCGTCCCCTTCCCCCAGTGGCGGGATCAGGCCGGATCTGTGACCGGCAGTGTGGCCaccgtcattctatgcttgtgaagagaccatcccaagcaagcaggcttgtaacttaggctcctgctagtgtatatatagtggagaggttttatttttctctccatatcaaccattttatattgtctatgtgtcattgaagagtgaaatgatggttgcttcttccgactaacttactttgTGATCTGACTGCTCCTgagtggcccctacacatactccccctacgtgtatgactaTTCCTGactctcacttgtacttatctctattttcttgcatggacaggatgcgcatagaggaattttgttactgcacgttgttacgtagtactactagtacctactccctctTTTCGgttcactactagtactccctccatcttggcttattggtcccctttgtactcaattcatgggctcgttttcctcaagaaattttctttatcaacgtattaatatcgggaatgcatgcaTGAACAATGAATGATTAAAtcttgcatgcaacattttgacaaagcattgacttatgaacatgtcaatgtgagggactacaacctcgtgcatgcatgcaacaatCAAACGTACACATGGATGCGAAACACACGCGCGACACCCTAATGCTTGCATCTCCGAGCACAGGACGGAACACAcatggtcacgctcaagtgctcaaccttaacatgcatgcacacacatactcaaccaaggtgagcgcaatgagcgtattatgaagtccactgaccgtacttttacaaatatacagttacAGACAATGTATTaaactcgtttcaaattaagccatattaaccgtaaAGGAGGcaatatggactagcattacttggttgtgtcccgtcaacttgccgaaggaGGAGAAGCTTGCAAGACAGGaggagcttgcgcgcggtggctcgcgggacaaggagaaaattttgactaatgcaagctctccctcgcccagGCGGTTGACGTGCTACAGTTAATTTGATGTTAGATTACCAAAAGCATGAACTATACCAGtgccattattgttcgacttcccgaagaggcaaacaaccaagcgcaaagtttactactagtactactactatacaggtatgtactactaggaaccggatggaggagcgtatgcactcttattttattttaatctgtgATAAATCAATCTTCAatacatttggttctctttgagggctctcgcatgtgataatggaagttgattgcatggaacactcgccataattctcgcttaattcttggTCCTATATCCTATTAGAAattggagcgctcggtaatattttctcttttttgttattcaacatgtaaacaggtcagcaaaccttgcagcgCATCTCTGTGCAaaccatgcttgctgcactttgaatgtgaccgagagctggcttgatgaaacacctcgcttccttctttttttgcagggtacctcacttcctagtgaccagtctcttggctgatcgtcctaagaattcttatatatgaataaagctctctcatttacccgcaaaaaacattaagccatattaaccgtaaaggagggagtatggactagcactactttttggtgtgtcccatcaactcgcagaatgaggagaagcctgcaggacaaggtgaagctcgcttacaccCTCTGTGTTTACCTCAAGCCTTGTGGCTCGCAGGACGACGAGAAGCTTTGGACTAATGCAACCTATCCTCGCCCAGGTGGTGGACGTGCACCAGTTCATTCGATGCCAGATTTCCAGAGGCATACATTGTAGTAACATCATTTTtttacttcacgaagaggcgaagagccaagcgcaaggattagtagtacgagtagtactactactagtatacagGTACtaggaacctcatggtggagcgtctgtactcttattttattttaatctctgataaattacACATTTTTTATTCGGGAGAagtgcggaaaacggcagcc is a window of Triticum dicoccoides isolate Atlit2015 ecotype Zavitan chromosome 2B, WEW_v2.0, whole genome shotgun sequence DNA encoding:
- the LOC119367255 gene encoding 60S ribosomal protein L28-2-like, with amino-acid sequence MTTVRGCLVWELVKKNNCFLIKQFGNSNAKVRFSKEPNNLYNVHSYKFSSLANSKTVVVRPSAGEDKGVVLSTTKTKKQNTPAKLQHKTLMRKEFRKMAKSIKN